One window from the genome of Asterias rubens chromosome 11, eAstRub1.3, whole genome shotgun sequence encodes:
- the LOC117296508 gene encoding uncharacterized protein LOC117296508 gives MDLCLNLVAGMVFFAAFLSQTKGQYFTSGPSSVTIYEGQDAVFTVESPYATDCSSNSHYFTWYRIRGGGRGDPSCLPTSQLYRLTIRNTQPGDSGNYGCKLVFSYPYQVYESTRATLTVLSLPKINPSCTFEPARPTVGTLTTLTCALSSLDPSLLTWYESQPSFPNRLGAQYNQPGQLYTIQRVLTEADNIINFTCVAGPYPNGPSCFTTPLQIPTTVSISPSHLTLHEHENATFTCDFKSIPQHSADIYEWRVLKDGIPEVEINQELLQNQDGLFELTNNGITLQIINVTLEEFHNAQIRCSAFYNEIEYTSDNESLLVVLPWTSMTTTATERNSEKNNDMNSAGSNTVRIIAGVLSSVVFLIILTLLGVYLIKYKPSPARPGQTAVTRRQSPPIDERAIVTNEFEIGPMYDQVQGGNTTTQNRQIQSDLILTHAEGLYTFPDKAGGEIRRYVVSPSSTIDDGDGTECIKESIYSEAGQQSGQAVYAMPEKGPRSPAMSDAEDIGPQQKNVEGLAYAELDLQRPSSATQTIINTSVEDSTCYADICTD, from the coding sequence ATGGATTTGTGTCTAAATCTGGTCGCTGGCATGGTCTTTTTCGCGGCTTTTTTATCTCAGACGAAAGGCCAGTATTTCACCAGCGGCCCAAGTAGTGTGACTATTTACGAAGGGCAAGACGCAGTGTTCACTGTTGAATCGCCGTATGCAACTGACTGCAGCTCAAATTCGCATTATTTTACATGGTATAGGATTAGGGGCGGTGGGCGGGGTGACCCTAGTTGTTTACCAACTTCACAATTATATCGACTTACTATTCGGAACACTCAACCAGGGGATAGTGGTAACTACGGGTGCAAATTGGTATTTAGTTATCCATACCAAGTGTATGAGTCTACTCGTGCTACATTGACTGTCCTTTCTCTACCGAAGATCAACCCGTCGTGCACGTTTGAACCAGCGAGACCAACGGTCGGCACATTGACAACACTCACCTGTGCGCTTTCTTCCCTTGATCCCAGCTTATTGACTTGGTACGAATCTCAACCGAGTTTTCCCAATCGACTAGGTGCTCAGTACAATCAGCCAGGCCAGTTATATACCATACAGCGTGTGCTGACTGAGGCTGATAACATAATAAATTTTACTTGTGTAGCTGGTCCATATCCCAACGGTCCAAGTTGCTTCACTACACCTCTCCAGATACCAACGACTGTCTCAATATCACCCTCTCATTTGACGCTTCATGAACATGAGAACGCAACCTTCACTTGTGACTTTAAGTCAATACCACAACATAGTGCAGATATATATGAATGGCGCGTGCTGAAAGACGGCATCCCTGAGGTTGAGATTAACCAGGAACTTCTGCAAAACCAAGATGGTCTGTTTGAACTAACAAACAATGGAATAACTCTACAGATTATAAACGTGACACTAGAAGAGTTTCACAACGCTCAGATCAGATGCAGTGCATTTTACAATGAGATAGAATATACAAGCGACAACGAATCGCTGCTCGTTGTCCTTCCGTGGACTTCGATGACGACAACCGCAACAGAACGGAATTCAGAGAAAAATAACGACATGAACTCCGCGGGGTCTAACACAGTACGTATCATTGCTGGAGTCCTGAGCTCAGTTGTCTTTTTGATAATTCTAACTCTCCTTGGAGTTTACTTGATAAAATACAAACCCAGCCCAGCCCGACCAGGCCAGACGGCGGTTACGCGAAGACAGAGTCCCCCTATAGATGAGAGAGCAATCGTCACCAACGAGTTTGAGATCGGCCCAATGTATGACCAAGTCCAGGGAGGAAACACAACAACACAGAACAGACAGATTCAAAGTGACTTAATACTAACCCATGCTGAAGGGCTGTACACATTCCCTGATAAGGCGGGTGGGGAGATTCGGAGATACGTGGTGTCTCCTTCATCAACGATTGATGACGGTGATGGAACAGAGTGTATCAAGGAGTCCATATACAGTGAGGCCGGACAACAGAGCGGCCAAGCCGTCTATGCCATGCCGGAGAAAGGACCAAGAAGCCCCGCCATGTCTGACGCGGAAGACATCGGTCCCCAGCAGAAGAACGTTGAGGGTCTGGCATATGCTGAATTGGATTTACAGCGCCCCTCATCGGCCActcaaacaataataaacacgTCTGTGGAAGACAGTACATGTTACGCGGATATTTGTACCGATTAG
- the LOC117297074 gene encoding V-set and immunoglobulin domain-containing protein 1-like — MLRVLTTIALFLCTAAEFLTDPRSVTVYEGQNITLTCKSDIFDNGEVCSTYSFYWRKDISLSTDTYFSVCGTVYTQFRERMTVSKNYGDYSLTITHVRSVDSGRYYCYDNSNLESARADLVVLRAPPSCDVTPNPVTVDALAQLVCRLSSETDPASLLTWIYVESGIVVDSTEDPEYSFTADHWVTELDNFKEFACVAGPDLTNGARCVITPLQVQTIVLISPSPSVTVFEGDLATFTCTSESIPSAYEFRWRVSKPNGLEDKVNVNTISNLRGEYSLSDNGQEMGIIRVSIVEFDNAVIRCIAFNGREPAVSSEETILLVLPASERGTTHQPFGTDPLEPDSKADTGSSTGNVVGGVIGVIILLAIIASLACYLLRNKNGSLKQRLGRSKFNKLSSKALPTMSVEQASPTYEEVPQDAVRYHTRNSSDDITEQPALYALPEAAIMQDPETCGPSSPTYANSSGYVNLPRHSDQRPLSGASGADNRRNVSSEEVKYSVLDKSRQNRHSSQPAGETTEGAGQSPDDDRKQKNAEGLVYAELDLENARPASSVENSQHADESINYASIRGDMAAVRSLLSRD; from the coding sequence ATGCTCCGTGTGTTGACTACGATTGCACTCTTCCTTTGCACCGCAGCGGAGTTTTTGACTGATCCCCGAAGTGTCACGGTGTACGAGGGGCAAAATATCACGCTGACATGTAAATCTGATATCTTCGACAATGGGGAGGTTTGCTCCACGTATTCGTTCTACTGGAGAAAGGATATTTCGCTATCGACTGACACCTACTTTTCGGTTTGCGGCACGGTTTATACACAATTCAGAGAGAGGATGACCGTCTCGAAGAACTATGGCGATTATTCTCTTACAATCACACACGTTCGCTCTGTTGACTCTGGTAGATACTACTGCTATGATAACTCGAATTTAGAATCAGCAAGGGCTGACTTGGTAGTTCTTCGTGCACCGCCATCTTGTGACGTCACCCCAAACCCCGTTACTGTTGATGCACTAGCTCAGCTGGTATGTCGCCTCTCATCAGAGACAGACCCAGCCAGCCTCTTGACTTGGATCTATGTAGAATCCGGTATCGTGGTCGACTCGACCGAAGATCCGGAATATTCCTTCACGGCTGACCACTGGGTGACCGAACTCGACAACTTCAAGGAGTTCGCTTGTGTGGCCGGACCGGATCTGACCAACGGAGCCAGATGTGTTATTACCCCACTACAAGTACAGACGATTGTGCTGATTTCTCCTAGCCCTTCTGTAACCGTCTTCGAGGGAGATCTGGCAACCTTCACATGTACTTCTGAGTCAATCCCGAGTGCTTATGAGTTTAGATGGCGCGTGAGTAAACCAAACGGTCTAGAGGACAAGGTGAATGTGAATACTATATCAAATCTACGGGGTGAGTATTCGCTCAGCGATAACGGGCAAGAAATGGGAATTATACGGGTATCTATTGTCGAGTTTGACAATGCTGTTATAAGATGCATTGCTTTTAACGGCCGAGAGCCTGCAGTTAGCAGTGAAGAAACAATATTACTCGTTTTGCCGGCAAGTGAACGCGGAACAACTCACCAGCCATTCGGAACGGATCCGTTAGAACCAGACTCTAAAGCCGACACTGGTTCCAGTACTGGTAACGTCGTAGGGGGCGTCATAGGAGTCATCATTTTACTGGCAATCATAGCAAGTCTTGCATGCTACCTACTGCGAAACAAGAATGGTAGTTTGAAACAACGACTTGGCCGGAGCAAATTTAACAAACTTTCCTCAAAAGCTCTGCCCACAATGTCAGTAGAACAGGCATCTCCAACGTACGAAGAAGTTCCTCAAGATGCCGTTAGGTATCACACTAGGAATTCATCCGACGATATAACCGAGCAGCCCGCCCTCTACGCTCTGCCCGAGGCAGCTATAATGCAGGACCCAGAGACTTGTGGCCCCTCATCCCCAACGTACGCTAACAGCAGTGGCTATGTAAACCTTCCACGACACAGCGACCAACGCCCATTGTCTGGTGCATCAGGCGCAGACAACAGACGCAATGTGAGCAGTGAAGAGGTAAAGTACTCAGTGTTAGACAAATCCAGACAAAACCGTCATTCATCCCAACCAGCCGGagaaacaacagagggcgctggaCAGTCACCAGACGACGACCGGAAGCAAAAGAACGCCGAAGGCCTGGTGTACGCAGAACTGGACTTAGAGAACGCCCGACCCGCATCAAGTGTGGAGAACAGTCAACACGCAGACGAGTCTATTAACTACGCCTCAATCCGTGGTGACATGGCAGCAGTGAGGAGTTTGCTCAGTAGAGATTAA
- the LOC117296882 gene encoding uncharacterized protein LOC117296882, whose product MMDWWIVLIIAVLCSLPVDAAVFQEVPPDATVTAGEPHTLRCAVTGNFQRIFWAWTNPQNSLKFISRDRTLYPTLTVDKRSRYSINGNVMEGEYNLHISSTTAADAGEYHCTALEAGGVTKQYSARLVVRDSIPPSEGYPKCSITPAEPKHGQYATFSCVSAGGTPPAMLTWYRGDTPVGPTLRNSSNLQTGAYLRRLLTGWDNNVTFTCSSTSPNTGNSRSCSIVPFDVPTHVTILSPQMVTVGNTAEFFCLATSLPFSLRYRWLVGRGKDITRVTKTKGRFVVAKEGASLLITDITEMDDNMPVRCVARNPLEMRGIGEATLRVTAERLATTADETTLPANQPLPPATPIPNPSNTLPPIPDSIEPDVPNPRVRVPNNPPEPNLPILIPGDATPPDQITPKLNPTNPTVPELNPPDQATPSQTTRGLVPTDHVTDHVTVPTIQTTPGWIQTQNPESDIIHTQTFPQGDVNPVIPPSKPRSSKELTPEPETLSTPKPEITTDPLSSDSVLQPGPKSPGGFTAGAAIGFTILIIVVLVLIAVLIKVKVIEKADKPAAKKKNLRFSGRGRIDKLDIVVVPNNVKLQDRAESSRDNPNLNHVVKQKASSVKSLKPTRRQSFVHPDFLEQLASTIRSKSHCSSMFKKSSFNWRKRKASMPNVTEHLPTEKTDNVHPMEVTTTAKRYSAFFNALPPSTYDHDDYPTPSPRKIRTTESVYENTEIGVRLQEEAAAADDMNRESIYENTVYMRRESRPSIDKDKRKSEVSSLLNLVYADLDWSGFPSKKDDVNDDDDKTEYAQIRRSKVML is encoded by the coding sequence ATGATGGATTGGTGGATTGTTTTGATCATCGCTGTGTTGTGTAGTCTACCGGTAGACGCAGCTGTATTTCAGGAGGTGCCGCCCGATGCGACAGTGACTGCAGGAGAGCCGCACACATTACGATGTGCAGTCACAGGTAACTTTCAACGCATTTTCTGGGCTTGGACAAATCCACAAAACTCTCTCAAGTTCATCAGCAGAGACAGAACACTGTACCCTACACTGACCGTCGATAAACGCAGCAGGTATAGCATCAATGGGAATGTAATGGAAGGGGAATACAATCTGCATATCTCGTCTACAACGGCGGCAGACGCGGGAGAGTACCACTGCACCGCCTTAGAAGCCGGCGGTGTAACGAAGCAATACTCGGCGAGGCTAGTCGTACGGGATTCCATTCCACCCAGTGAGGGGTACCCAAAGTGTTCCATCACACCTGCCGAACCAAAACATGGGCAGTATGCAACATTTTCTTGCGTTTCTGCTGGAGGAACCCCACCGGCCATGCTGACGTGGTACCGCGGCGACACGCCAGTCGGGCCGACCCTACGAAACTCTAGCAACCTGCAGACGGGAGCCTACTTGAGGCGACTTCTGACGGGTTGGGACAATAACGTAACTTTCACCTGCTCGTCTACATCACCTAATACGGGTAACTCCAGAAGCTGCTCCATTGTCCCGTTCGATGTTCCCACTCACGTCACCATTTTGTCTCCTCAGATGGTTACAGTTGGCAACACGGCAGAGTTCTTCTGTCTCGCCACTAGCCTCCCATTTTCTCTGCGATACCGATGGCTGGTCGGGCGAGGGAAGGACATAACAAGAGTGACCAAGACCAAGGGACGATTTGTTGTTGCAAAAGAAGGCGCATCTCTATTGATTACGGACATAACCGAGATGGATGACAATATGCCGGTACGATGTGTGGCACGAAATCCCCTGGAAATGAGGGGGATAGGTGAGGCTACGTTACGGGTGACGGCTGAGCGGTTGGCAACAACTGCTGACGAGACAACCCTACCAGCCAATCAGCCCCTACCACCAGCAACGCCAATTCCCAACCCCAGCAATACGCTCCCACCTATACCTGACTCTATTGAGCCAGACGTGCCTAATCCACGTGTACGAGTCCCCAATAATCCACCTGAGCCCAACCTACCAATACTTATTCCGGGTGATGCCACTCCGCCGGATCAGATTACTCCCAAGCTGAATCCTACTAATCCTACCGTTCCTGAGCTGAATCCGCCTGATCAAGCTACACCGAGTCAGACCACTAGAGGTCTTGTTCCCACGGACCATGTGACGGACCACGTGACTGTACCTACAATTCAAACGACCCCCGGTTGGATTCAAACGCAAAATCCTGAATCAGATATCATACATACACAAACTTTTCCGCAAGGTGATGTTAATCCTGTAATACCACCATCAAAGCCCAGAAGTTCCAAAGAATTAACCCCGGAACCCGAAACTTTAAGTACTCCAAAACCAGAGATAACCACTGACCCACTCTCGTCTGATTCAGTCCTGCAACCCGGGCCCAAAAGCCCTGGAGGATTCACTGCCGGTGCGGCTATTGGCTTTACCATCCTCATCATCGTCGTCTTAGTGCTGATCGCAGTTTTGATCAAAGTCAAAGTCATTGAGAAGGCAGACAAACCGGCAGCAAAAAAGAAGAACCTCCGATTTAGCGGCAGAGGGCGTATTGATAAACTTGACATAGTCGTTGTTCCAAATAATGTGAAGCTGCAGGATCGTGCCGAGTCTAGTCGGGACAACCCTAATCTCAACCATGTAGTGAAACAAAAAGCTAGCAGCGTTAAATCCTTAAAGCCAACTAGACGACAGTCATTCGTCCACCCCGACTTTCTGGAACAGCTGGCATCCACCATTCGTTCCAAGAGTCACTGCTCCTCTATGTTCAAAAAGAGTTCATTTAACTGGAGGAAGAGGAAAGCGTCCATGCCGAACGTCACTGAGCATCTGCCAACCGAGAAAACCGACAATGTTCACCCGATGGAAGTCACCACCACCGCCAAGAGGTATTCGGCGTTTTTCAACGCACTGCCTCCTTCAACCTATGACCATGATGATTACCCGACGCCAAGCCCAAGGAAAATTCGCACGACGGAGTCGGTCTACGAGAACACCGAAATCGGGGTGAGACTTCAGGAAGAGGCGGCAGCTGCAGACGATATGAACAGGGAGTCAATCTACGAGAACACAGTATACATGAGGAGGGAGTCCAGGCCCTCTATTGACAAGGATAAACGAAAGAGCGAGGTAAGCAGTCTGCTGAACCTTGTCTATGCCGATTTAGACTGGTCGGGCTTCCCTTCCAAGAAGGATGACGTAAACGATGACGACGATAAAACTGAGTATGCTCAAATCAGACGATCAAAAGTAATGTTGTAG